TATACATTGGTTACCCGAAGTAAATagccttggaagttggaacttgAAAGTTGGAAATATGATCATTCAAGCTCTCTGAAGATCCAAGGTGCTTTGGCTGAGTACAAAGATTACAGCCTAAATGAGGACCTGTTAGTTGCTGCCAACAGGTCCTGGGGTTCCTCTGGTTTATATGTAAATGTAAATGTAGCTCTGTAGCATCTTGGTGTTAGTTAGTTTCCAATGTGTTTGTTACCCATGCTGATACTGGGTTTTACATTTGTCACAAATAGTCTTGGAAGCTGGAAACAAATACATTCATCAGAAGTGTAATTTGTCCGGACAACGAAGGTTGTCTGGCAAAATGTAAGATTTCTGATGGATTGTTGCAAACAGCCTTGGAAGTTCCGAAGCTGGAATAAATTCATTCAGCAGAAGTGCATTTTGTCTTGAGATTGAAGATGGTACAAAATTACTTCTAATTTAATATGCAAGTTTTGACAAGAAAAACGGTGGTCGATATAACATAAACTTTGAGGATACGGCTGTCTTGAGATTGAAGATGGTACAGAATTACTTTTAATTTAAGTGCATTTTGTTATTCACAGAGCATATGACTTCAAAACACCTTGAATCTTTTGAGATTCTGAAGTGAGAAACAACACATATAATTGAACAACACAGTGAAGAAATCGTGGCACACGATCACGATGCATTCAACTCCAGTGGTACTTTCAACCCAGGATTTCAAAggctgaggaaaaaaaaatcatggtgaAGCAGCGATACACAGTCGATTCTCCCAAAATGCGGTAAAGAACAAGAAAAGGGATTCTCCCAGAGCACACGAGTTCCGATAGGGCTAGGGCGTGAATGAACGAACGATTCACACAAGCATCACGCCTagcaagctaagctagctaaaTAAGCTAGCAGCAATAAACTAGCAAGGGGGTCTCCTCCTCATGGCTCCAACCTCCACCGGCGGCTTCTACTCCTCGTCCCACTCGTCGACCTTGTAGGAGACGAGCGTGTCCACCTTGTGAATCTGCCATGGCAAGAACACGGCGCTGTAACGTCAGCAATCTGGGAGAGGcagcgaaaaaaaagaaacggagTCGATTCAGTGATATTCACCTTGGTGTCGAAGGAATGCAGCTTCACCATCTGTGGATTCTCGATGAGCTTGGCGTCGCTCTCCACCCAGGTGAAGGGCACCGCGACGTCCATGTCGGTGTACGCCAGCACGTCGAATATGCCTgcaaaatcaatcaatcaatcaatcaatcaatcgacgAATGCGGATGAGCTGGGAGGAATTGGGGGGGAGAGCAGAGGCGATGAACACTGAACACTGAAGAAGTAGAGGTGGTGGTAATGGCGCTTACATGGCTCGTCGAGGCAGGGGAGGTAGGTGATGCAGGAGGCGACCTGGCGCATGATGGCCTGGATCTCCCTCATGATCTCCTTGTCGCTCTTCTCCTTGATGACACCCTTGTCGACCACCTCCGGGTCGGTCTGGATGCTGAAGTTCCACCGCTCCAGCACCTCGGAGGTGGCCTTGCTCATGATCACCAGCACGATCCTCTGCAGCTTCCCGGCCTCCAGCCACTCTGCGCGCGGCAACGCAGGAAACACAGGCAAGATCAATCAGCAGcagcaaaagaaaaagaaaaaagaaaccaaaTGGAGACAGGCAGGCTAGTGATCCGGTGAGTGAGGCCAGACGACCTGAGAGCTGGGTGTTGAGGTTGGCGATGAAGGTCTTCACCCCTTCGTCCTGCGTCAGCAGCATCGTGAGGCCGTACTTCTTCACCTTGGTGAAGCTCTCCTCCGGGTACACCCCGCGGTTGTACAGGATGCTGCGCCACGCACAAACCAAGAACACAAAACACCCCGGATCAGAAATTAACCCTGAATCTGCAGCAaccgttttttatattttttttctttcaaaggaAACCAGCATCAGCGCAGCGGCGGCCGTCGATCCTGGCACCCGCAACCGCGCGAAGCGCGCACCTGTTCGCGGCGTAGCCTGCCACACGAGAAAAGGCATTCGATCAAACACCTatcgggcgcgcgcacgcgtgAGAGGAGCCGagggcgaaaaaaaataaaagaaacggAAGCGGAGATCGGCTTCTACCGAAGAACTCGCtgacgatggcggcggagcCCCGCAGCGTGATGATGTCCTTggacgccgtcctcgacgccATCTCCTGATCCGCCTCACCTTCTTAACTCCTCCTCTTGCCtcccgtgcggcggcggcggcggcggcggatggggggAGAGGAAAGAGGAAAGGGGGGGAAAAGCCGGGCAAAGGCAACGGCTAGTGTGGAGCGGATCGGCTGCGGGCTGCGGCGCTTGGGAACTTGGGAGCGTTGTTTGTCGATGGGTCGTGTTGGGTCAGGTGCGGGGGAGAGAAGGTGTCGGCGTGCGGGTGGGTTTCGGGAGTTTTTAAAGGTGGGCCGGACCTGCGCTCCCAACGGTCGTGTGGGCGGTGGGCCAGTGGGCTTCGGTTGGCGCGATTCGCCCAAGCCGCGCGCTCTCTTCGAGTCCTTTACCTCTTGTTGATGATGAATTGTACTGGTACCAGTAGACTACTAGTAGAACCGTAGAAACACCATTTTCTTGGAGAAAATGCTCCTGGGTGGCTGGGTTTTTGAACTTGTTCGGACGGTTGGCctttagggcagtcccaacccataacactagacatagttttcataaactctacatcatcaagaaattagtactagacactactctttcaatataaacaccactattccatacttcaatttaatgcaATTTATCTTACATGATATtttgtgtagaaaccatatctcatgcaagacatggtttccttctctttcctcatttatttacttgccacatcattttttatccTAGGTGGCAACTTATATAATGTTATGGACATCATCCTAGACATTGGGTTGGGAATACCCTTAGAAACGGAGGGAAGGTATTTGCCCTTTGCCGCCAACAACCCCTATTTGCCCTCATATTCGTCCGTTTAGCACAGTTATAACTTACCAAACAATTTTGGTTTCAccaaaaaaaatagagtaaagCTGGTTAGAGTGTTCTCGCAAAATGAGCGTCTTACCAAACGAGACATCTGTTTCTTACTGTTTTTCTGGGCTTATTCGGCCGAATTGTAAATCGAAAAGTTTATTCTTCACCAGACTAAAAAAATACGCTTATTCATTATATTATCAGagcatatcatttgattcacgGTTTGGAAAATTAtgttttgaaaatacaaaaactTATACTGTAGTCCTTCCATCACGGCACAACAACTTTTTTCCATGTCTTGTAATATAAGgtgtgtgtgcatgcatgcacattaACTATCACCTCTTAGTCCTTTAAATTTGGTTTGTTTTAAACCATCTACCATCAAGCCCCCAATCACACTGCTTGCCTGTACGGATGTGATCTAACCGATGCGATAATCAAATTATTTCTCGGTCTTTTGCGTTAGAAGTGATTTAGCCTAACACCCATTTTGGCATGTAGGGAGTATTACTTAGACCACTCATTTTAGACatattttatcttaaaatattaaattaaccACTATAATCGGTTATATAATGGCGATAATAATATACTCAATAATCTAAATatagtttttaatatatttgtgaACTATGTGATTCTATACTAaaaactacccctatgcctTAAAAGCCACTGACTAGCACTGACATTCTGTTTGCCTTTTGTTTGAAAGTTAATTTGGATGTATTTAAAATTCAAGTAGGATTATATTGTTTCGGTAGAGATTATTTTTCAAGAGAAAGtttcctttgattttttttggtgcAACCTTTTTTCTTTACAAAGGGAACTTTTCTAATGTTTGTTAGAAGTTTTGGTATATAGCTAACTTTTTTATTTCTCTTGTAGATTTTTTTCCTATGAAAAACCTTTATAGTTCTTTTGGTGAAAGTTCTATCAGGCCCTGCCATTTTTACTGGCACAGCTTAAGAAATGGAGCACTATGTTTGATTCATTGGCCAATGTATGCACGGTAAATTGTTAATGCATCGTATAGCAACCAATATATACAACTACCAGTTGTAGAGGAGATATCTCGTTTCAGTAACCGCCATTTTTTCACCAACCAAG
This window of the Oryza sativa Japonica Group chromosome 4, ASM3414082v1 genome carries:
- the LOC4336215 gene encoding mitotic spindle checkpoint protein MAD2, producing MASRTASKDIITLRGSAAIVSEFFGYAANSILYNRGVYPEESFTKVKKYGLTMLLTQDEGVKTFIANLNTQLSEWLEAGKLQRIVLVIMSKATSEVLERWNFSIQTDPEVVDKGVIKEKSDKEIMREIQAIMRQVASCITYLPCLDEPCIFDVLAYTDMDVAVPFTWVESDAKLIENPQMVKLHSFDTKIHKVDTLVSYKVDEWDEE